The Triticum aestivum cultivar Chinese Spring chromosome 3A, IWGSC CS RefSeq v2.1, whole genome shotgun sequence genome includes a region encoding these proteins:
- the LOC123060694 gene encoding uncharacterized protein, giving the protein MSSTEMQMRFCRGSGETVDSFHASRYPSPSTEDPACLLPRRAPTPSYASTEDLGDLHDSLEEVDVVELDPHDQPARMVADPGQIAWHALDLKFPREESESDWSDWSEGDGRLIDGEEKDCPGNEVVDSDDDDDDDDDDNCNVQVVYEDKSPNTKIICPGKLYPESEAEEIELEWIESYCKQMGEYSELFDDILAREDHDDFTTLPPFPMKLLPPTTSLCFMDGGYCYHSLYKTHDTSTTASTLGYRTPQQMLQFFSMRLSSSGLSYPISVYGILAVRDDLDQRRNYLFNCPRDTAVEIVNQESFDLPLCSPCRGIYVLDEALLEVDLWVKKEGNGSADKHILSAYAEIEVRANFDIMLGGRIPGVDCNLDLTYMIIARSIEAVVQVYAEVDHPHHVKFTALSTGYDDEIVLFDDKISGSVKLFQHIVAVKRNENLDVLLRVDESLFQWTFHDEYVGPVSSPDDSILQYGQFFVRVLFAPKNSA; this is encoded by the exons ATGTCGTCAACGGAGATGCAGATGCGATTCTGCCGGGGATCAGGGGAAACAGTGGATTCGTTTCACGCCTCCCGCTACCCCAGCCCTTCCACggaggatccggcttgcctgctccctcgccGTGCTCCCACTCCATCCTACGCTTCCACGGAGGACCTAGGGGATCTCCATGATTCGCTGGAGGAGGTGGATGTAGTCGAACTCGACCCCCATGACCAGCCGGCGCGCATGGTCGCAG ATCCTGGTCAGATTGCCTGGCATGCCCTGGACCTCAAGTTCCCACGCGAGGAGAGCGAATCAGACTGGAGCGACTGGAGCGAGGGCGATGGCCGACTGATTGACGGGGAGGAGAAAGATTGCCCAG GGAATGAAGTAGTCgatagcgatgatgatgatgatgacgacgacgacgacaactgCAATGTTCAAGTCGTTTACGAGGACAAAAGCCCAAACACGAAGATAATCTGCCCAG GAAAGCTCTATCCTGAGAGCGAAGCAGAGGAAATTGAGCTGGAATGGATTGAGAGCTACTGCAAGCAGATGGGAGAATACTCGGAACTGTTTGATGACATTCTGGCCCGGGAGGACCACGACGATTTTACTACTTTGCCTCCTTTTCCTATGAAACTGCTCCCTCCCACAACATCTCTATGCTTCATGGATGGCGGGTACTGCTACCACAGTCTTTACAAGACCCATGATACTTCTACCA CTGCATCAACTCTTGGATATCGCACACCGCAACAGATGCTACAGTTCTTTTCGATGCGTTTATCAAGCTCTGGGCTCTCCTATCCCATTAGTGTGTATGGAATACTTGCTGTTCGCGACGACTTGGACCAGCGACGGAATTATCTCTTTAACTGTCCTAGAGATACTGCTGTAGAGATTGTGAATCAG GAATCCTTTGACTTGCCTCTTTGTAGCCCGTGTCGAGGAATATATGTACTGGACGAGGCACTACTAGAAGTTGATCTCTGGGTAAAGAAGGAAGGGAATGGATCAGCTGACAAGCATATACTTTCTGCATATGCTGAGATTGAAGTCCGTGCAAATTTTGATATTATGCTGGGTGGTCGGATTCCTGGTGTTGATTGCAACTTGGACCTGACATACATGATCATTGCACGAAGTATTGAGGCGGTAGTACAAGTCTATGCAGAGGTTGACCATCCTCATCACGTGAAGTTCACTGCTTTAAGCACTGGCTATGACGATGAGATTGTGCTGTTTGATGACAAGATATCTGGGAGTGTGAAACTGTTCCAACATATTGTCGCGGTTAAGAGAAATGAAAATTTGGATGTTCTTCTAAGAGTCGATGAATCGCTGTTTCAGTGGACTTTTCATGATGAGTATGTTGGACCCGTCAGTTCTCCCGATGACTCAATCCTTCAGTATGGCCAGTTTTTTGTGAGGGTGCTTTTTGCTCCAAAGAACTCTGCATGA